The genomic interval ATTTTCCTTAGAACCGCATCCTTCCCCACAAGGTCTTTTTGCCCAAGAAAACCATCGAGGGAAACAGGGCGCATCCGTTCCGCCAAAGGCCTGCCTGCTTCGGGCACCCCAGGCCTTTCAGTGGACCGGAAGAGATCTCCCGTGCCGGCATCGCCCATTGCATCATCTCCAAAATACTTGATTTTTTTAGGCATATTCCATAAATTACCAGAAAGTTACCCAAGGTGAAAGGGGACAACGGATGGCAGCCCCCAAAGTTCTCGTGATTGACGACGAAGAAAATATTCTGAGGCTGATACGTTCCGGGCTTGAGGAATACGGATACGACGTCTCAACCCGGGCCAACGGGTTGGAGGCGCTGTTATTTCTTGAGAATGTGAAACCTCAGCTGATTATTGCCGACATCATGATGCCGCGCCTTTCCGGAATTGATCTTTTGCATGCGCTCAAAAACAGGGACGAAACCAGGAAAATACCCGTAATTTTTCTCTCGGCGATGGACGAGGCACACATGGTTCAAAAAGGCCTCGACATGGGCGCCGTTGACTATATCACCAAACCTTTCAAAGTGTCCGAAATCGTCGGTAAGGTCCGTCACTACGCCAATTCCACGGTGTAAACCCTGAAAATTCCATGGCGGGCTTTTATTGGAATGCTTTAGCGGCTGCGCTTCCAAGGAATTTGGGGCGCTGGTTTTTTTGGGGGTAAAATGAGGAAACCCGTGATGTCGGCTGCAAACATACGTATCCTGGTAGTCGAGGACAATGTCAGCCTTAACGAGATCCTCTGCAAGATCATGCAGTCGGAGGGATACAGCTCCGTTTCCGCTTTTACGGGCAGAGAAGCCATGGAAGCCATGTCAAACAAAGGGCCCTTTGATCTCGTCCTTCTGGATGTCATGCTGCCCGATCCGGAGTCGCCACGGGGGGCGGCAATGGACGGCGTTGAAGTATGCCGAACGATCAAAACCGACCCGAAGTTCAAGGGCACTCTCATCTTCATGGTGTCGGTAAAGGATCAGCCCGAGGACATCATGAAGGGAATCGACGCCGGGGCGGATGATTACGTTACCAAACCATTTAATACTACCCTGCTCCTCGCCAAGATCAAGGCAATGCTGAGAATAAAAAACCTACAGGACGAGCTGAGGGAGAAGAACCGTCTCCTGGCGGAAATGGCGGTCACCGACGGCCTCACAGGCATCCCGAATTACCGTTACCTCATTGACAAGCTGGAGGAGGAGATCAAAAGAAGCCACCGGTACAACACTCCCATCACCATGATTTTACTTGACCTGGACAATTTCAAGGAGGTCAATGACACATTCGGACATCGGCATGGGGATTTTGTCCTCCGGGAGATCGCTGAAAGGCTTCAGCAGGGGCTTCGGGAAACCGACATCCTGGCCCGATATGGTGGGGATGAGTTCGCTCTCCTCCTGACCCAGACCGATGAGGCGGG from Deltaproteobacteria bacterium carries:
- a CDS encoding response regulator yields the protein MAAPKVLVIDDEENILRLIRSGLEEYGYDVSTRANGLEALLFLENVKPQLIIADIMMPRLSGIDLLHALKNRDETRKIPVIFLSAMDEAHMVQKGLDMGAVDYITKPFKVSEIVGKVRHYANSTV
- a CDS encoding diguanylate cyclase; translation: MSAANIRILVVEDNVSLNEILCKIMQSEGYSSVSAFTGREAMEAMSNKGPFDLVLLDVMLPDPESPRGAAMDGVEVCRTIKTDPKFKGTLIFMVSVKDQPEDIMKGIDAGADDYVTKPFNTTLLLAKIKAMLRIKNLQDELREKNRLLAEMAVTDGLTGIPNYRYLIDKLEEEIKRSHRYNTPITMILLDLDNFKEVNDTFGHRHGDFVLREIAERLQQGLRETDILARYGGDEFALLLTQTDEAGGRKVAQQVLDRLSEPVITDDREHLIHASLGLVSFPEGSAKSSDDVIISADTALYKAKELGGHQIYAFPSESIK